In Tetrapisispora phaffii CBS 4417 chromosome 6, complete genome, a single genomic region encodes these proteins:
- the PRP19 gene encoding E3 ubiquitin-protein ligase PRP19 (similar to Saccharomyces cerevisiae PRP19 (YLL036C); ancestral locus Anc_4.18), producing MICAISGKSPKNPALSLKSKCIFEKTLLEQYVATSAKDPITNETMTMEDIIELANTPQQVSMINALNSSTLNSNYSIPNLLSTLQNEWDAVMLENFKVRKQLDLFTKQLSTAMYERDAAKLVAAKLLREKEDLASELSRLTSHIASSESSDSTISEPLYGLSKDTNKESSVLPIPKEFLERIITESQQFVQLSKTNQDKYKLSGSQKLVDNIKKWDIVPSSGLSVIMNSDNGNTFKKAILHSRTINIIVNPDLIKSIDGEFIDNIKYCYSTTDDKVLLYTDDRHQITIYNTETKAAQKVELTDVEDIILLRNHHQIANDYFLWADSQGKIGLTSMDLKKTYIITEKSDEVTNYHSADLHKDGLLLALINDREVLITDITKPSETRITFQMGKEIPDDNSTIKKVQFSTNGYWMLVATEKNVMVFDLRKDPGTLAIEPFNTSEFEFWDTDPSQKYMLTLANSKITIHTFKKATKKWEAPTGSNNQFTFPEQTTDVTSFYVLCSNGKLTLIMKTKTDISICSTV from the coding sequence atgatatgTGCGATTAGTGGGAAATCACCTAAAAATCCAGCATTATCATTGAAATCGAAATGCATATTTGAGAAAACTTTACTTGAACAGTATGTTGCAACTTCTGCCAAAGATCCTATCACAAATGAAACTATGACCATGGAGGATATCATCGAGCTTGCAAACACTCCGCAACAGGTGTCGATGATCAATGCATTGAATTCTAGTACACTGAATAGCAACTATAGTATCCCAAATTTGTTATCGACTTTACAGAATGAATGGGATGCTGTCATGTTAGAGAACTTTAAAGTAAGAAAACAATTAGATCTTTTTACGAAACAACTATCGACTGCCATGTATGAAAGAGATGCTGCCAAGTTAGTCGCAGCAAAGTTGTTAAGAGAAAAGGAAGACCTTGCTTCAGAATTAAGTAGGTTGACTTCACATATTGCTAGTTCAGAGTCTAGTGATTCAACTATTTCGGAGCCACTGTACGGCTTATCAAAAGACACAAATAAAGAATCTTCTGTATTGCCAATTCCAAAAGAGTTTCttgaaagaattattacaGAATCTCAACAATTCGTTCAACTTTCGAAAACTAACCAAGATAAGTATAAACTATCCGGAAGTCAAAAATTGGTTGATAACATTAAGAAATGGGATATTGTACCTTCATCTGGATTATCAGTTATTATGAATTCGGATAACGGTAACACTTTCAAAAAGGCTATCCTCCATAGTCGTACCATCAATATCATAGTTAACCCAGATTTGATTAAGAGTATTGACGGTGAATTtatagataatataaaatactGCTATTCCACCACCGATGATAAAGTTCTATTATACACCGATGATAGACATCAAATAACGATATATAACACAGAGACCAAGGCAGCACAGAAAGTTGAATTAACTGATGTTGAAGACATAATATTGCTTCGCAACCACCACCAAATTGCAAATGATTACTTTCTATGGGCTGATAGCCAAGGCAAAATTGGTTTGACATCGAtggatttaaaaaaaactTATATAATAACGGAAAAATCAGATGAAGTAACGAATTATCACAGTGCAGATTTACACAAGGATGGCTTGTTATTAGCTCTAATCAACGACAGAGAAGTCCTAATCACAGACATAACAAAACCTTCGGAGACAAGAATCACCTTTCAAATGGGGAAGGAAATCCCTGACGACAACAGTACCATAAAGAAAGTTCAATTCAGTACCAACGGTTACTGGATGCTTGTTGCGACCGAAAAAAATGTCATGGTCTTCGATTTAAGAAAAGATCCAGGAACTCTGGCTATAGAGCCTTTCAACACATCCGAATTTGAATTCTGGGACACAGACCCTTCCCAAAAGTACATGCTCACATTGGCCAATTCCAAAATAACAATACATACATTTAAGAAAGCCACCAAGAAGTGGGAAGCACCAACAGGAAGCAACAACCAATTCACGTTCCCAGAGCAAACAACAGATGTCACGTCCTTTTACGTCCTTTGCAGCAACGGAAAATTGACCCTGATtatgaaaacaaaaacagaTATATCCATATGCTCAACtgtataa
- the OCA5 gene encoding Oca5p (similar to Saccharomyces cerevisiae YHL029C; ancestral locus Anc_4.19) — MDYSHQKETSKIPTEETQKLSKKTYKPKNIKQQYQNRQLAQVVIELINANEHDSLAYLARTKGIPPQLRYLVWPILLKYHPMCISPNIISNTIIWNQETKSYELNAKESTTSVTETNKGNKNAQKQDINANDNKPDSELESLIKRDLKKYFHIRRKYPDNQQENKTHPAASQPTVNDLETIDDLETIDLLKTSILNFLNKWSKVFSYEPGLAWIAVGLAEWFPLFEEEEISAEGPLLLNVKKHSNVEQSKKQEAQETKNHAVENSAAINETQNEDATKSKNTTNAPPTSSSSSKVRTNYMRLFTEYPLPTLLKTQLPTSNMFNFSELYERLLLVILHSPDSIEAKNNIVKHLSLDVSNENSNNNYFPILSGGSLSFQIQLFFKVFSNILPELYQPLIDEIPYQQNTSSKSWLYWWIKFSGARTLHKLDRARVWDLLLGWRPEPNMNRINFYLNYNQKKFDHLYSTTFSSNVKFLSSISKDDPFWFPDLDSIPIGDKNFPYDYDVFRQLLILNKFEKSNLANKEESKAQESVSDTNDDKIPFSLIDPHIQIIFVYMAILQYNEFKLLEYEESEITEFLNNVPLLSKADNASFKKIGESKKVFKILQPAEEEEKPISGKNIVDTDNFKVNNESSKSKRNTPDISVTTTDSSTLEDITRQSTQSESKFQFPDENIDSISNSTQTTSHMRIEVGNDAKASNSFDNILQMAGDIWRKWLWREIEDTSSDDLFNFVDS, encoded by the coding sequence ATGGATTACAGTCATCAGAAGGAAACGTCGAAGATCCCGACTGAGGAAACTCAGAAGTTATCTAAGAAGACTTATAAACCAAAGAATATCAAACAACAATATCAGAATAGACAGCTGGCGCAAGTGGTTATCGAATTGATCAATGCCAATGAACATGATTCATTGGCATATCTGGCAAGAACGAAGGGAATCCCCCCGCAGCTGAGGTATTTGGTTTGGCCAATTCTATTGAAATACCATCCTATGTGTATCTCTCCAAACATCATCTCGAATACAATCATATGGAACCAAGAGACAAAATCCTACGAATTGAATGCCAAAGAATCGACAACATCTGTAACTGAGACCAATAAGGGCAATAAGAATGCTCAGAAACAAGACATCAATGCTAACGACAATAAACCAGACTCAGAACTAGAATCTTTGATAAAACGTGATTTGAAGAAGTACTTTCAtataagaagaaaataccCAGATAATCAACAGGAAAATAAAACGCACCCTGCTGCTTCACAACCAACTGTTAACGATCTAGAAACAATAGACGATCTAGAGACAATCGatttattgaaaacttctatattgaattttctgAATAAATGGTCAAAGGTTTTCTCGTATGAACCTGGGCTGGCTTGGATCGCAGTTGGCTTGGCAGAATGGTTTCCTCTTTtcgaagaagaagagattAGTGCTGAAGGTCCTCTTCTTTTGAATGTAAAAAAACATAGTAATGTTGAAcaatcaaaaaaacaagaaGCTCAGGAGACAAAGAACCACGCTGTTGAAAATTCTGCTGCCATAAATGAAACCCAGAATGAAGATGCCactaaatcaaaaaatacaaCTAATGCTCCACCCACTTCATCGTCATCTTCTAAAGTCAGAACAAACTATATGAGATTATTTACTGAATATCCATTACCAACGCTTTTGAAAACGCAATTGCCAACCTCAAACATGTTTAACTTTAGTGAATTGTATGAAAGATTACTGTTGGTAATATTGCATTCTCCAGATTCAATTGAAGCCAAGAATAACATTGTAAAACATCTGAGTTTAGATGTATCAAATGAGAACAGTAACAATAATTATTTCCCAATACTTTCAGGCGGAAGTTTATCATTCCAGATCCAACTGTTTTTCAAAGTTTTTTCGAACATACTACCAGAATTATACCAACctttaattgatgaaatacCGTATCAACAGAACACATCCTCTAAAAGTTGGCTATATTGGTGGATAAAATTCAGCGGTGCTAGAACTTTACATAAACTTGACAGGGCAAGAGTTTGGGACCTATTACTGGGATGGAGACCTGAACCGAATATGAACCGAATAAACTTTTACTTGAATTACAACCAGAAAAAATTTGACCATCTATACTCAACCACATTTTCATCGAATGTTAAATTCTTAAGCTCCATATCGAAAGATGACCCTTTTTGGTTTCCAGATTTAGACTCAATTCCAATTGgtgataaaaattttcCATACGATTATGATGTTTTCAGACAgttattgattttaaataaatttgaaaagagCAACCTAGCAAATAAAGAGGAATCTAAGGCTCAAGAATCGGTTTCCGATACAAACGATGACAAAATACCATTTTCACTAATTGATCCTCATATCCAGATAATTTTTGTCTACATGGCTATTCTGCagtataatgaatttaaattactTGAATACGAAGAGTCTGAGATTAcagaatttttaaataatgtgCCGTTGCTTTCCAAAGCTGATAATGCAAGCTTCAAGAAAATAGGTGAATCaaaaaaagtttttaaaatacTACAACCGGCAGAGGAAGAAGAGAAGCCAATTTCTGGGAAAAATATCGTAGACACAGATAACTTTAAGGTAAATAATGAAAGCTCCAAATCAAAACGCAATACACCAGATATTTCTGTAACAACCACAGACTCCTCAACTTTGGAGGACATAACTCGTCAATCTACACAATCCgaatcaaaatttcaatttccGGATGAGAATATTGATAGTATCTCGAACTCAACACAAACAACAAGTCATATGCGAATCGAAGTAGGAAACGATGCAAAAGCATCTAATTCATTCGATAACATTTTACAAATGGCAGGAGACATTTGGCGTAAATGGCTCTGGAGAGAAATAGAAGATACATCAAGCGATGATCTATTCAATTTCGTAGATTCATAA